A stretch of [Clostridium] innocuum DNA encodes these proteins:
- the rsmD gene encoding 16S rRNA (guanine(966)-N(2))-methyltransferase RsmD — translation MRIVAGEFRSRVISAVEGNTTRPTTDKIKEAVFSRIGPYFDGGNMLDLFGGSGNMSLEAISRGMEHALVCDVSYAAVSTIRKNVKTLDVASRVTIWKMDYRQVLAKASQEQRTFDLVYLDPPYKKQQILHILQYLDTHDLVNELGDIICESLKEDEFPDQVGALHKVKDVTYGITRITYYRKECME, via the coding sequence ATGAGAATTGTTGCAGGTGAATTTCGATCCCGTGTGATTTCAGCGGTCGAAGGCAATACGACACGGCCTACAACGGATAAAATCAAGGAAGCTGTTTTCTCCCGTATCGGGCCCTATTTTGACGGAGGAAACATGCTCGATCTATTTGGCGGCAGCGGGAATATGTCTTTGGAGGCGATTTCCCGCGGTATGGAGCATGCGCTTGTTTGTGATGTCAGTTATGCAGCTGTATCAACCATTCGTAAAAATGTGAAGACGCTGGATGTTGCCTCACGGGTGACCATCTGGAAAATGGATTATCGTCAGGTGCTTGCCAAGGCTTCACAGGAACAAAGAACCTTTGATCTGGTCTATCTGGATCCCCCGTACAAGAAGCAGCAGATTTTGCATATACTGCAGTATCTCGATACGCATGATCTGGTGAATGAGCTGGGAGATATCATCTGTGAGAGTCTGAAGGAGGATGAATTTCCTGATCAGGTAGGTGCTTTGCATAAGGTAAAGGATGTCACCTATGGAATTACCCGCATAACGTATTATCGAAAGGAGTGCATGGAATGA
- the coaD gene encoding pantetheine-phosphate adenylyltransferase: MKTAIFPGSFDPVTLGHLDIIERASRLFDRLIVVILENSEKHATFSMEERLTFLRSNTAHLSNVEVAADHGLTVDFARKQEAVAIVRGVRSVKDYEYELDIASVNQHIAPEVETVLLYASPEFSYVSSSIIRELVKYGQDISAYVPKDVTEAFVNR, translated from the coding sequence ATGAAAACAGCAATCTTTCCCGGAAGCTTCGATCCTGTTACACTGGGGCATCTGGATATCATTGAGCGCGCCAGCAGATTGTTTGATCGCCTGATTGTCGTTATCCTGGAAAATTCAGAAAAACATGCCACCTTTTCCATGGAGGAGCGTTTGACATTCCTGCGCAGCAACACAGCGCATCTTTCCAATGTCGAGGTAGCCGCTGATCACGGCCTGACGGTTGATTTTGCCAGAAAGCAGGAGGCGGTTGCTATCGTGCGCGGTGTGCGGAGTGTGAAGGATTATGAATATGAGCTGGATATCGCCAGTGTGAATCAGCATATTGCGCCTGAGGTGGAAACTGTACTGTTGTACGCATCCCCGGAATTTTCCTATGTGTCCAGCTCTATCATACGGGAGCTGGTGAAATACGGACAGGATATTTCTGCTTATGTACCGAAGGATGTAACGGAGGCCTTTGTGAATAGATAA
- a CDS encoding HIT family protein: protein MCIFCSIVKGEIPATRIYEDDTVLAILDISQVTKGHTLVIPKQHTENFMSCEPELMKHVMEVAQMLAKRIMERTHAEGMNVLSNIHEVAGQSVMHFHVHLIPRYSEQDACVIRFDKSDPQDLDAIGTLLK, encoded by the coding sequence ATGTGTATATTCTGCAGTATCGTAAAAGGTGAAATTCCCGCAACCCGCATCTATGAGGATGATACCGTGCTTGCCATTCTTGATATTTCACAGGTGACAAAGGGACATACGCTCGTAATCCCCAAGCAGCATACAGAGAATTTCATGAGCTGTGAGCCGGAGCTGATGAAGCATGTCATGGAGGTTGCACAGATGCTCGCAAAACGCATTATGGAGCGTACCCATGCCGAGGGAATGAATGTATTAAGCAATATCCATGAGGTGGCCGGACAAAGTGTCATGCATTTTCATGTACACCTGATTCCCCGCTACAGCGAGCAGGACGCCTGCGTGATCCGCTTTGACAAGAGTGACCCGCAGGATCTGGATGCAATTGGCACCTTACTGAAATAG
- a CDS encoding foldase codes for MIKILKKQWFVVLIALIFIGFAIFSVYDTNKGKLPGKSVDGKDVVAGLKGDVNITADELYKNLSKTYGKSMLFMKFQAEVINSSIKTTDELKKTAEEYESNIKQSAESQAASSGTDAEALISQNIAQYGFTSDQLYDYCMTVAKMEKMQNDYISKHLDELFTPIYKEKKSRTVSHILIKMEDANKPTKKELEKVQKVEDALKKGDSFADVAKKYSDDGSASDGGYLGYMDSDTSYVDSFKNAAFKLKAKETSDWVKESNDSYNGWHLIKVEETDKAKLEKDKKAKDSLYKAIASGTENLSNTYLWEAAKKLDIKYANDDVKKQIMDILDVKE; via the coding sequence ATGATCAAGATACTGAAAAAGCAATGGTTTGTCGTACTGATTGCGCTGATTTTTATCGGCTTTGCGATATTCAGCGTCTATGACACCAACAAGGGGAAGCTTCCCGGAAAAAGTGTCGATGGCAAAGATGTGGTTGCAGGACTGAAGGGTGATGTCAATATCACTGCCGATGAGCTGTATAAGAATCTGAGTAAAACGTATGGAAAAAGTATGCTGTTCATGAAATTTCAGGCAGAGGTTATCAACAGCAGCATCAAGACTACGGATGAATTGAAAAAGACGGCGGAGGAGTATGAATCCAATATCAAGCAGAGTGCGGAAAGTCAGGCAGCCAGCAGCGGTACCGATGCAGAGGCTCTGATTTCGCAGAACATCGCACAATACGGATTTACCTCCGACCAGCTGTATGACTACTGCATGACCGTGGCAAAAATGGAAAAAATGCAGAATGACTACATTTCCAAGCATCTGGATGAGCTGTTTACACCAATCTACAAGGAAAAGAAATCCCGTACGGTTTCCCATATCCTGATTAAGATGGAGGATGCAAACAAGCCGACCAAGAAGGAACTGGAAAAGGTGCAGAAGGTTGAGGATGCATTAAAGAAGGGTGACAGCTTTGCGGATGTTGCCAAGAAATACAGTGATGATGGCAGTGCGAGTGATGGCGGCTATCTGGGCTATATGGATTCCGACACCTCTTATGTGGACAGCTTCAAGAATGCCGCCTTCAAGCTGAAGGCCAAAGAAACCAGTGACTGGGTCAAGGAAAGCAATGACAGCTACAACGGCTGGCACTTGATCAAGGTGGAAGAAACGGATAAAGCAAAATTGGAAAAAGACAAGAAGGCAAAGGATTCCCTGTACAAGGCGATTGCCAGCGGTACGGAAAACCTGTCCAACACGTATTTGTGGGAAGCTGCAAAGAAGCTGGATATCAAATATGCGAATGATGATGTCAAAAAACAGATCATGGACATCCTGGACGTAAAGGAATAG
- the sufC gene encoding Fe-S cluster assembly ATPase SufC, translating to MMSCLRIKDLHVSVDGKEILKGLSLDIHSGETHALMGPNGNGKSTLLAAIMGNPKFQVTGGSITLDDQDVLAMEVDERSKAGLFLGMQYPSEVSGVTNSDFLRAAINARRERPIPLFSFIREMEKTIRDLQMKEDLAHRFLNEGFSGGEKKRNEIVQMKLLKPSIAMLDEIDSGLDVDALKIVAEAVAAMQREQNMGLVIVSHYARFYELLKPTHAHVLVDGRIVVSGGSELVEKIDQQGYDWIEQEYDVQVVREEEKKVELLGSCGASRGA from the coding sequence ATGATGAGTTGTTTACGTATTAAGGATCTGCACGTCAGTGTAGATGGAAAAGAAATTTTAAAGGGGCTGTCCCTTGATATACATAGCGGAGAAACCCATGCACTGATGGGACCTAACGGGAATGGAAAATCCACCCTGCTTGCGGCCATTATGGGCAATCCCAAGTTTCAGGTGACCGGTGGAAGCATTACACTGGATGATCAGGATGTTTTAGCCATGGAGGTGGATGAGCGCAGCAAGGCCGGACTGTTTCTGGGAATGCAATACCCAAGTGAGGTCAGCGGTGTTACCAATTCCGATTTCCTGCGTGCTGCCATCAATGCCCGCAGGGAGCGGCCGATCCCATTGTTTTCCTTTATTCGTGAAATGGAAAAGACAATCAGAGATTTACAGATGAAGGAGGATCTTGCGCACCGCTTTCTCAATGAGGGCTTCTCCGGTGGAGAAAAGAAGCGCAATGAAATCGTCCAGATGAAGCTGTTGAAGCCGTCGATCGCCATGCTGGATGAAATTGATTCCGGACTGGATGTGGATGCTTTGAAAATCGTAGCCGAGGCTGTTGCGGCTATGCAGAGGGAACAGAATATGGGGCTTGTGATCGTATCCCATTATGCCCGCTTTTATGAATTGCTGAAGCCGACCCATGCGCATGTTCTCGTGGATGGACGCATCGTTGTCAGCGGGGGAAGCGAGCTGGTGGAGAAAATTGATCAGCAGGGCTATGACTGGATCGAACAGGAATACGATGTGCAGGTTGTCAGAGAGGAAGAAAAGAAAGTCGAGCTGCTTGGCTCCTGCGGCGCAAGCAGGGGTGCATAA
- a CDS encoding SufD family Fe-S cluster assembly protein, which produces MEYSVHSGFETLALSPRNTEKLKLVVDERINASLLVTYSGTWESLQVEVIASPYSSLTLMLKNDGSEDVVLQVSGSVYRDASLTLALCELNAGNTQARVTLDLCEEGAFAMLRSACIAASRKQFHMQCNHLQAHTEGLMENYAVVEEGGQYRMEATGKIIKGARESNSHQKTRVLTMSERHSSEVVPVLLIDENDVKASHATTLGQPDENQLYYLQTRGLSRRQALGLLTVGYIMPITELFDQEEVRTALKDEIEMKVGLHA; this is translated from the coding sequence ATGGAATATAGCGTACACAGCGGCTTTGAAACGCTGGCTCTTTCACCCCGGAATACGGAAAAGCTGAAGCTTGTGGTGGACGAACGCATAAACGCTTCTCTGCTTGTGACATACAGTGGAACGTGGGAGTCTTTACAGGTGGAGGTCATCGCTTCTCCATACAGCTCATTAACGCTCATGCTGAAAAACGATGGCAGTGAGGATGTGGTGCTGCAGGTAAGCGGCAGTGTCTACCGTGACGCCTCCCTGACACTGGCTCTGTGTGAGCTGAATGCAGGCAATACACAGGCAAGGGTTACCCTTGATTTATGTGAAGAGGGGGCTTTTGCCATGCTGCGCAGCGCATGCATTGCCGCAAGCCGCAAGCAGTTTCACATGCAGTGCAATCATTTGCAGGCACATACGGAGGGTCTCATGGAAAACTATGCCGTCGTGGAAGAAGGCGGACAGTATCGCATGGAGGCCACCGGAAAAATCATCAAGGGTGCCAGGGAAAGCAATTCCCATCAGAAGACAAGAGTGCTGACGATGAGTGAGCGGCACAGCAGTGAAGTGGTGCCTGTGCTGCTGATTGATGAAAATGATGTGAAGGCAAGCCATGCGACAACGCTTGGACAGCCGGATGAAAATCAGCTGTATTACCTGCAGACACGCGGGCTTTCCCGCCGGCAGGCTCTCGGTCTGCTGACCGTCGGCTATATCATGCCGATCACAGAGCTGTTTGATCAGGAAGAAGTACGTACTGCATTGAAGGACGAAATCGAAATGAAGGTGGGTCTACATGCTTGA
- the sufS gene encoding SufS family cysteine desulfurase, protein MLDNANIRKDFPMLQKTMQSHPLVYLDSGATTLKPRQVIDAVVNYYENYGANAHRGDYDLSYFVDQEYEQTRKDVAAFLHAADAREIVYTSGASSALNLVAYGYGRKFLQRGDIILTSVAEHASCVLPWMRVAQECGAVVQYVPLDAQGRITLEAVASMMNERVRVVALAHISNVLGYLAPMREICELAHRYGAVVVVDGAQSVPHIPLDVVAMDCDFLAFSAHKMCGPTGIGILYGKLELLDAMDPLYLGGDSNARFDMCGNIQLKNAPYKFESGTQPIEGIFGLHAALQYIQSIGRKNIHAWEMELHDYAIRELRRLDNIEVYNPDADTGIITFNVKNVFAQDAATFFNANGIAVRSGQHCAKLLNNMLDTSATIRASFYLYTSYADVDRFLDVCRRATMEACLDVFF, encoded by the coding sequence ATGCTTGACAATGCAAATATCAGAAAAGATTTTCCTATGCTGCAGAAAACCATGCAGTCACATCCGCTCGTTTATCTGGATAGCGGGGCAACGACCTTAAAGCCCCGGCAGGTAATCGATGCGGTCGTCAACTATTATGAGAATTACGGTGCCAATGCGCACCGCGGAGATTATGATCTGAGCTATTTTGTGGATCAGGAATATGAACAGACCCGCAAGGATGTCGCAGCCTTTCTGCATGCGGCGGATGCACGGGAAATCGTTTATACAAGCGGAGCCAGCTCTGCTTTGAATCTGGTGGCATACGGCTATGGCCGCAAGTTTCTGCAACGGGGCGATATCATTTTGACCAGTGTGGCGGAGCATGCTTCGTGTGTGCTGCCGTGGATGCGTGTTGCACAGGAATGCGGAGCTGTTGTTCAGTATGTGCCGCTGGATGCGCAGGGACGCATCACCCTGGAGGCAGTTGCTTCCATGATGAATGAGCGCGTGCGTGTGGTTGCACTTGCACACATCAGCAATGTGCTTGGCTATCTGGCACCGATGCGTGAAATATGCGAGCTTGCACACCGCTATGGAGCCGTGGTTGTCGTGGACGGTGCGCAGAGTGTGCCGCATATCCCGCTGGATGTTGTCGCTATGGACTGTGATTTTCTGGCGTTCTCCGCGCACAAGATGTGCGGACCGACCGGAATCGGAATACTCTATGGCAAGCTGGAGCTGTTAGATGCCATGGATCCGCTGTATCTGGGCGGGGACAGCAATGCACGCTTTGACATGTGCGGAAATATTCAGCTGAAAAACGCACCCTATAAATTTGAGAGCGGCACACAGCCGATTGAAGGCATCTTCGGTCTGCATGCAGCCTTACAGTATATCCAAAGCATCGGACGAAAGAATATCCACGCATGGGAAATGGAGCTGCATGACTATGCGATCCGTGAGCTGCGCAGGCTGGATAATATTGAGGTATACAATCCGGATGCAGACACGGGCATCATTACCTTTAATGTAAAAAATGTATTTGCACAGGATGCGGCGACCTTCTTCAATGCGAACGGGATTGCCGTGCGCAGCGGACAGCACTGTGCCAAGCTGTTAAACAATATGCTGGATACGTCCGCAACCATCCGGGCAAGCTTTTATCTGTATACATCCTATGCGGATGTCGATCGGTTTCTGGATGTATGCCGCAGAGCAACCATGGAAGCCTGTCTGGATGTCTTTTTTTAG
- a CDS encoding SUF system NifU family Fe-S cluster assembly protein, producing the protein MSDLMKDPMILRSIIMDHYEYPRNHELTKEDGYVQKHMASESCIDDIYVQSRIRDGVVEDVRFDGVACTISTASTSIMSELLKGKRVEEAKDIIANYFHMIDQRDYDEEKLEEAVAFHNVGSQANRIKCATIGWKAMEEMIEESEERHE; encoded by the coding sequence ATGAGTGACTTAATGAAGGATCCGATGATTTTGCGTTCGATCATCATGGATCATTATGAATATCCGAGGAATCATGAGCTGACAAAGGAGGATGGCTATGTGCAGAAGCATATGGCCAGTGAATCCTGCATTGATGATATTTATGTACAAAGCAGAATACGGGACGGTGTTGTGGAGGACGTGCGCTTTGACGGTGTGGCATGCACGATCTCCACAGCCTCCACCTCCATCATGAGTGAGCTGCTGAAGGGAAAACGCGTGGAAGAGGCAAAGGACATCATCGCCAATTATTTTCACATGATCGATCAGCGGGACTATGATGAGGAGAAGCTGGAGGAGGCGGTGGCATTCCACAATGTGGGAAGTCAGGCCAACCGGATCAAATGCGCCACCATCGGCTGGAAGGCGATGGAGGAAATGATCGAGGAAAGCGAGGAGCGTCATGAGTGA
- the sufB gene encoding Fe-S cluster assembly protein SufB, with translation MSETRIPVNEEYKYGFHDEDVSIYNTGKGLTRDTILAISHKKKEPQWMLDFRLRAFEQFESMDIQTWGPDVTNLDFDDYTYYIKPSDKTEKSWEDVPDTIKDTFDKLGIPEAEKEFLAGVTTQYDSEAVYHNMLEEVESKGVIFLDTDTALKQHPDLFQKYFGRLVPYTDNKFAALNSCVWSGGSFIYVPKGVKLEKPLQSYFRINTERMGQFERTLIIVDEGADVHYVEGCTAPTYSKDSLHAAVVEIFVHKNARCRYSTVQNWSDNIINLVTKRAKVFENGSMEWIDGNIGSQTNMKYPACILAEPYAKGTCISIAVAGKHQIQDAGAKMIHLADHTYSNIVSKSVSRNGGEVNYRGLVLHGPNAAFAKSKVECDTLILDKQSRSDTIPTNISKNMTSQIEHEATVSNISEEQLFYLMSRGLSRSAATEMIVMGFLEPFTRELPMEYAVELNQLLKLDMSDSIG, from the coding sequence ATGAGTGAAACCAGAATTCCGGTAAATGAAGAATATAAATACGGCTTCCATGACGAGGATGTCAGTATTTACAATACGGGAAAGGGACTGACCAGAGATACAATTCTGGCAATCTCTCATAAAAAAAAGGAGCCGCAGTGGATGCTGGATTTCCGTCTGCGTGCCTTTGAACAGTTTGAAAGCATGGATATCCAGACCTGGGGTCCGGATGTGACCAATCTGGATTTTGATGATTATACATACTACATCAAGCCAAGTGATAAAACGGAGAAAAGCTGGGAGGATGTTCCGGATACGATCAAGGATACCTTTGACAAGCTGGGGATACCCGAAGCGGAAAAGGAGTTTCTGGCCGGCGTAACCACGCAGTATGATTCCGAGGCGGTGTATCACAATATGCTGGAGGAGGTGGAATCCAAGGGCGTCATTTTTCTGGATACCGATACAGCCTTAAAGCAGCATCCGGATCTGTTTCAGAAATATTTCGGCAGGCTGGTACCGTATACCGACAATAAATTCGCAGCCTTAAACAGCTGTGTGTGGAGCGGGGGAAGCTTTATCTATGTGCCGAAAGGGGTAAAGCTGGAAAAACCGCTGCAGTCCTATTTCCGTATCAACACGGAGCGGATGGGGCAGTTTGAGCGTACGCTGATTATCGTGGATGAAGGCGCAGATGTGCATTATGTCGAGGGCTGTACGGCACCGACCTATTCCAAGGATTCGCTGCATGCGGCTGTCGTGGAAATCTTCGTGCATAAAAATGCACGCTGCCGCTATTCCACCGTACAGAACTGGAGCGATAACATCATCAATCTGGTGACCAAGCGCGCCAAGGTGTTTGAAAACGGAAGTATGGAGTGGATCGATGGAAACATCGGTTCTCAGACGAATATGAAATATCCGGCCTGTATTCTGGCAGAGCCGTATGCAAAGGGAACGTGCATTTCCATTGCCGTTGCGGGGAAGCATCAGATACAGGATGCCGGAGCCAAGATGATTCATCTGGCAGACCATACCTACAGCAATATCGTATCCAAATCCGTTTCCCGAAACGGTGGAGAGGTCAACTATCGTGGGCTGGTGCTGCATGGTCCCAATGCCGCCTTCGCGAAAAGCAAGGTGGAGTGTGATACGCTGATTTTGGACAAGCAGTCCCGCAGCGACACCATACCGACCAATATTTCCAAAAATATGACATCGCAGATTGAACATGAGGCAACCGTTTCCAATATCAGTGAGGAACAGCTGTTTTATCTGATGAGCAGGGGACTGAGCCGCAGTGCTGCGACCGAGATGATCGTAATGGGCTTTCTGGAGCCCTTTACCAGAGAGCTGCCGATGGAATATGCGGTGGAGCTGAACCAGCTTCTGAAGCTGGATATGAGTGACTCCATTGGATGA
- a CDS encoding 5-formyltetrahydrofolate cyclo-ligase: MTPLDDVRARALKRRNALSREERIQYSRRICERVQPLLHGIVALYRAVGSEADLSYLDKSGLHLCLPACSKADMRFYHIDESTEYRKSRFGIWEPIHALPAEASQLDIVLVPLVAFDEACNRMGHGCGYYDRYLPACRATTIGIAFECQKDILQLHAHDVPLDMIVSEQQMYRRT; this comes from the coding sequence GTGACTCCATTGGATGATGTCAGAGCGCGTGCGCTGAAGCGCAGGAATGCACTGAGCAGGGAAGAACGCATACAATACAGCCGCAGAATCTGTGAACGTGTACAGCCATTGCTGCACGGTATCGTTGCACTGTATCGTGCTGTGGGCAGTGAGGCTGATCTTTCCTATCTGGATAAAAGCGGTCTGCATCTTTGTCTTCCGGCATGCAGCAAAGCGGATATGCGCTTTTATCACATTGATGAATCAACTGAATATCGGAAGAGCAGGTTTGGTATCTGGGAGCCGATCCATGCACTGCCTGCCGAAGCATCGCAACTGGACATTGTTCTGGTGCCGCTGGTAGCCTTTGATGAAGCCTGTAACCGCATGGGACATGGCTGTGGCTATTATGACCGCTATCTGCCGGCGTGCAGAGCAACAACAATCGGTATCGCCTTTGAATGTCAGAAGGACATCCTGCAGCTTCATGCGCATGACGTGCCTCTGGATATGATTGTGAGTGAACAGCAGATGTATCGTAGAACGTGA
- a CDS encoding GDSL family lipase has translation MKYKTPVSLVLAALALLMLDALLPSVAADGQSTQVKKGHAVMEKLAKQSVASVDKKIAAQEQKERLQKLSSQPLSLRFQNALIMGDSLAEAFGDYQLVSSSNLLATRGRRTDNIDQEIATAISLAPRTIFLSYGMNDLEYCRGNAQRFIRQYKKQIYKLKEALPDTKIFINSLIPMDAAAIAQVPVYARYKEFNEALKQMCEEEHITYIDNTALMDWSPAVYEIDGVHPQYSYYPIWLAHMASEAGI, from the coding sequence ATGAAGTACAAAACACCAGTTTCCCTTGTGCTTGCGGCCTTGGCCTTGCTTATGCTGGACGCTCTGCTGCCCTCGGTGGCAGCTGATGGACAAAGCACACAGGTCAAGAAGGGACATGCGGTCATGGAAAAGCTCGCCAAGCAGAGCGTGGCTTCCGTGGATAAGAAGATAGCTGCCCAGGAGCAGAAGGAGCGTCTGCAGAAGCTTTCCTCGCAGCCGCTGTCGCTCCGGTTTCAAAATGCATTGATCATGGGAGATTCTCTGGCTGAGGCATTTGGTGATTATCAGCTTGTGAGCAGCAGTAATCTTCTTGCCACACGGGGGCGGCGTACGGATAATATCGATCAGGAAATAGCAACTGCGATATCACTGGCACCGCGTACGATCTTTCTGTCCTACGGCATGAACGATCTGGAATACTGCCGGGGAAATGCACAGCGGTTTATCCGACAATATAAGAAACAGATCTATAAGCTGAAAGAGGCCTTGCCGGATACGAAAATTTTTATCAATTCACTCATACCGATGGATGCGGCAGCAATTGCCCAAGTACCCGTATATGCCAGGTATAAGGAGTTTAACGAGGCCTTAAAACAGATGTGTGAGGAAGAACATATCACCTATATCGATAATACAGCTTTGATGGACTGGTCACCTGCCGTGTATGAAATCGACGGTGTGCATCCCCAATATTCCTACTATCCGATCTGGCTGGCACATATGGCAAGTGAGGCCGGAATATGA
- a CDS encoding DUF4358 domain-containing protein: MKRNMIYVLCMLLAAFAFALPFARGSREINLDTLKKPLAPYVTDMEKKDAAWLRKQYHLDSAAYEQALVYGAASAMEVNEIAVFKQADKTKREALQKLCQERTNRQLKSFQGYAPRQSALLEKAAVYEDGRYVVVLIHPQQSRLRQLLKKAW; this comes from the coding sequence ATGAAACGCAATATGATATACGTACTCTGCATGCTGCTGGCTGCTTTCGCATTTGCATTACCCTTCGCCAGAGGCAGCAGGGAAATCAATCTGGATACATTGAAGAAGCCGCTTGCCCCCTATGTGACAGATATGGAGAAGAAGGATGCCGCATGGTTACGCAAGCAGTACCATCTGGATAGTGCCGCATATGAGCAGGCGCTGGTTTACGGTGCAGCCTCTGCGATGGAGGTCAATGAAATCGCAGTATTTAAGCAAGCGGACAAGACGAAGCGGGAAGCGCTTCAAAAGCTTTGTCAGGAGCGTACAAACCGGCAGCTGAAAAGCTTTCAGGGTTATGCGCCCAGACAGAGTGCACTATTGGAAAAAGCCGCCGTTTACGAGGATGGGCGTTATGTCGTTGTCCTGATTCATCCGCAGCAGTCCCGGCTGCGGCAGCTGTTGAAGAAGGCCTGGTAA
- a CDS encoding MBOAT family protein yields MTFPSLIFLFLFLPCALGLYIVVKPKVRKVLLLLFSLFFYAWGGIGNACLLLLFVCMVYALGRYIGAVEKKRRARRLTESILLLVVLLFYYKYYGFFLDTLFAVLSVPISYEVLPMPPGISFITFTAMAYLIDIRREVIRPASFLQVAVYLTFFPKLIMGPIERYDVWGGQLKNTWQPAMLEEGAIRFLMGLSQKLLLADALAPLWSYTSTHSVSMASAWLGLLAYTFQIYFDFQGYMNMAIGLGRMFGIRLQENFDHPYTSTSITDFWRRWHRTLGSWFRDYVYIPLGGNRKGLWRTLRNLMLVWGLTGFWHGASWTFLLWGLYYGILLILEKFVLHPYLKRLPSAARMMLTFAMVMLGWVLFASDGLSQAVVYYRQLFTTTHGVVDRQTLSLLVNYGFWLCAAAVFSTRAPLVVSSNLMYALRDQQWFLKPVLTVVVFVILLSCLMSAGYQSFLYVQF; encoded by the coding sequence ATGACATTTCCATCCCTGATATTCCTGTTTCTGTTTCTACCCTGTGCACTGGGACTGTACATCGTGGTGAAGCCGAAGGTCAGGAAGGTATTGCTTTTGCTGTTCAGCCTATTCTTTTATGCATGGGGCGGGATTGGCAATGCCTGCTTATTACTGCTGTTTGTCTGCATGGTTTACGCTCTTGGCCGCTATATCGGGGCGGTTGAGAAAAAGCGGCGTGCACGACGGTTAACAGAAAGCATACTGCTGCTGGTAGTGCTTCTGTTTTATTATAAATATTACGGCTTTTTTCTGGATACTCTGTTTGCGGTCTTATCCGTACCCATATCCTATGAGGTGCTGCCTATGCCGCCCGGGATATCCTTTATCACCTTTACAGCAATGGCATATCTCATCGATATCCGTCGCGAAGTCATACGGCCTGCCTCCTTTTTACAGGTTGCGGTCTATCTGACGTTTTTTCCTAAGCTGATCATGGGACCGATTGAACGCTATGATGTATGGGGAGGGCAGCTGAAAAACACCTGGCAGCCTGCCATGCTGGAGGAAGGGGCCATCCGCTTTCTGATGGGGCTTTCTCAAAAGCTGCTGCTGGCAGATGCACTGGCACCGCTTTGGTCCTATACAAGCACGCACAGCGTATCCATGGCCAGCGCCTGGCTGGGCCTGCTTGCATACACCTTTCAGATCTATTTTGATTTTCAGGGCTATATGAATATGGCAATCGGACTGGGAAGGATGTTCGGTATTCGTCTGCAGGAAAACTTTGATCATCCCTATACATCGACCAGCATCACGGACTTCTGGCGCCGCTGGCATAGGACTCTGGGAAGCTGGTTTCGCGATTATGTGTACATTCCACTGGGAGGCAATCGAAAGGGCTTGTGGCGTACCCTGCGAAATCTGATGCTTGTATGGGGGCTTACCGGATTCTGGCACGGTGCAAGCTGGACCTTTCTGCTCTGGGGACTGTATTACGGCATATTGCTCATACTGGAAAAATTCGTGCTTCATCCCTACCTGAAGCGGCTGCCGTCGGCTGCTCGCATGATGCTTACCTTCGCTATGGTGATGCTGGGCTGGGTGCTCTTTGCGAGTGACGGACTGTCCCAGGCGGTCGTGTACTACAGACAGCTGTTTACGACAACCCATGGAGTCGTCGATAGGCAGACACTTTCCCTGCTTGTGAATTACGGCTTCTGGCTGTGTGCGGCAGCGGTGTTCTCCACCCGTGCTCCGCTTGTAGTAAGCAGTAATCTCATGTATGCCCTGCGTGATCAGCAGTGGTTTTTGAAGCCGGTGCTGACCGTTGTCGTGTTTGTCATTCTGCTGTCCTGTCTGATGTCTGCAGGATACCAGTCATTTCTGTATGTGCAGTTTTAA